The following coding sequences are from one Alosa alosa isolate M-15738 ecotype Scorff River chromosome 13, AALO_Geno_1.1, whole genome shotgun sequence window:
- the snip1 gene encoding smad nuclear-interacting protein 1: MESRKRHKRPESPIRDAKIKIKEEKLSPVRAQRSRRSSSGSNGSSPPRRRGSRSPRRRRDRSPGVRDKTRGGRDKSPPSRSRSPSRDADIKIKREREVRGDEERRRPSRWEDVDDRQVKREAERPRQRERERERERDRDVERDRRGGGGRGGRVEHARERDIHAFQQQSAERQRHDEQRLERRAARQAGNEEDQAFGGPDQEEDDDATAADKEKPNFELSGALVEDTNTFRGVVIKYNEPPEARIPKRRWRLYPFKNDEPLPVMYIHRQSAYLMGRQRKIADIPIDHPSCSKQHAVFQYRLVEHTRADGTSGRRVKPYIIDLGSGNGTYLNNQRIEAQRYYELKEKDVLKFGFSSREYVLLHETSDTSEVDTKQEEDDEDEGLDE, translated from the exons ATGGAAAGCAGAAAACGACATAAGCGGCCTGAATCTCCCATACGTGACGCAAAGATAAAAATTAAAGAAGAAAAACTCAGTCCAGTTCGGGCTCAGAGATCACGCCGATCAAGTTCTGGATCTAACGGCTCAAGTCCCCCGAGGAGACGAGGCAGCAG ATCACCGCGCAGGAGAAGGGACCGTTCACCGGGAGTAAGGGATAAGACGAGAGGAGGTCGCGACAAGTCTCCACCAAGCAGAAGTCGTAGTCCGTCTCGGGATGCCGATATCAAAATTAAGCGG GAACGTGAAGTTCGTGGCGATGAAGAGAGGAGGCGTCCTAGTCGATGGGAGGATGTGGATGACAGGCAGgtgaagagagaggcagagcgcccacgtcagagagagagggaaagggagagagagagggacagagacgtGGAAAGAGAtaggaggggaggtggagggagaggaggacgaGTTGAACATGCTCGTGAGCGGGATATTCACGCCTTCCAGCAGCAGTCAGCTGAGAGGCAGCGCCACGACGAGCAGCGCCTGGAGAGGAGAGCCGCTAGGCAGGCTGGGAACGAAGAAGACCAAGCCTTTGGTGGGCCTGACCAGGAAGAGGATGATGACGCCACAGCCGCCGACAAGGAGAAACCCAACTTTGAACTGTCAGGAGCCCTGGTGGAAGATACCAACACGTTCAGAGGGGTGGTGATTAAATACAACGAGCCGCCTGAGGCCCGCATCCCTAAGAGGAGATGGCGCCTGTACCCCTTTAAGAATGATGAGCCGCTCCCAGTTATGTACATCCACAGGCAGAGTGCCTACCTTATGGGGCGGCAGAGGAAGATTGCCGATATCCCCATTGACCACCCCTCCTGTTCCAAGCAGCATGCAGTTTTCCAATATAG GCTGGTGGAACACACCCGGGCCGACGGAACCTCTGGGCGTCGGGTAAAGCCCTACATCATCGACCTGGGCTCAGGCAATGGCACATACCTGAACAACCAACGCATTGAGGCCCAGCGCTACTACGAACTGAAGGAGAAGGACGTGCTCAAGTTCGGCTTCAGCAGCCGCGAGTATGTGCTGCTGCATGAGACCTCCGACACCAGCGAGGtggacaccaaacaggaagaggACGACGAGGATGAAGGCCTAGACGAGTAG